In Helicoverpa zea isolate HzStark_Cry1AcR chromosome 7, ilHelZeax1.1, whole genome shotgun sequence, the genomic window TCTTTTATTGGCCGTCAAGTAAACCAACCCCTTTGGAAGTCACGCGTACAATGTATCCGGCGTGCAGGCACAAAATTATTCACTATTTACTGCATATTCCATACTATCTAAAATATAAATCTGTTAAAACACATACTTAAGTTACTAAGATGCTTAACCTCAAAAAGTAAGGTATCCTACACAAATTAAGCACACTGACAATCCGATTAGTAATGTCTGCTTATTCAAGCATTTTTACCTGGCATACATTGTTGGAAACGAGCCTAGATTGATACAATTGGTTCGGAAACCCTTTTTGGGTCAAGGTGTCTGCGATGTTCATTAATCTAATTCTAACTATTGTATCACTACCTGTTGCCCGCTAGCTTGTCCGTGACCGTTTTATATTTTGCCTTAATCccaatttaacttttttgtgtGAAGAAAcctccatttaaaataattgatacCTTATAAATCTTCAAAAAGCCACTGATAAATGAATTCTCAAAATATGATCTAAAATATCAAGAGTATCCGTTATTCCGGATCAGTATTCCGTGGCCAACATAAAAGGGAGCGAGCGCCATTAACGACCGGCTTCGGGCCAAATCTACCACTGCGGTGATGCGAATACCACAAGGTTTACTCGTACTTTACCGAGTGGTAACGTTTTTACGACACCGTAAAAATGAGAACAAGAACGTTTGCCCATAAATCTGTTACCTTAGCATCAATTTTATTCTGCGTAAGGTTTATTATTCAGATTTTTAAGACGCTTACGTTCACGCTGAGTTTTGCTACAAAAGAATTTCTCATTACGGGGTCGCTCGGGCCCTACAAAATTGGGAATATTTGGAGTTTTCCTTGTCAATTTTCGCTGCGGTTTCATAAGGATTTTTGTGAGGTGTTTGTGTAGAACCCATTCGCAACGATTCGAAGAATTTGtgaataaattgttaaaaaaaccTTGTTATTAATAGCACATTTCTCCATTTCCAGAGACTTCCTATTAGACGAAGCGAACGGCCTCCTACCTGAAGACAAACTGACGATATTCTGTGAAGTGTCAGTTGTAGCAGACAGTATCAACATTAGCGGTCAAAGCAACGTGGTACAGTTCAAAGTACCAGAGTGTCGGCTATCCGACGACCTGGGCGCGCTATTCGACAACGAAAGGTTTTCTGACGTCACCTTAGCTGTAGGAGGAAGGGAATTCCAGGCGCATAAAGCCATATTAGCAGGTAATTTTCACATGAAATATAACTATTCTAAACCGTCACAGTTATTGATTATCTTTTTATCAGTTGCGTAAATTCTTTGGACGTGTTTCGCCAGCGATTGTTCAGCGTGAATGATAGATTGGGATCGGATGTACCACGTAATACAATTTAAGTTTATCTTTGAGATGTTTTCCTGATAGTAAATCGACAAGTTGTGCAAGCAACGTATTCTTTTCTTGTTGCATCACGCTTGAACTGTAGTTCTTAATTGACTTTTTCATGCGAGTGTTTTAGGTCAAGGAGAGGAcatcatctatttttgtacCGAAACCCCCCTATAGTTTCCTTGTACCAAATACAAGTGGAAACATCGTGCGCAAGCtcattagaaataaaatataacgggCATTAATGCTCTagtttcgttttattttatatgttattaataataattaatattcatgCGCCAAATAGTATGTAATGTTTTTTTCCTCTATGACATAAGTCTATGGTCAAACCTCGGCTTGCTAATGAGCCACAATgactgtaataataattatagatatcataaatatgtttacaatttaattGGGTTTTCCCATTCCATAGCTATTGTACTCTTGCGACATACATTTAgcgttaaaaacaattttaatataaataaattagaattgCAATAGGTTTTTTGGAATCTAGATCACAAGATTATTATAATTgagtttgaaattaaattctttTATGTAGGTTGAGATAACAGTATAGCAAAGCTGGCCAATGGGATTTCCGTTGTTTCcctttgtaataaaatttaatttgtagtTTTTGAGCTGACATCGATAGCAAGTTTTTAATAACTgactgttattttattaatatcttatCTGCTATGAACCAAAATACCAGGTACCTGGCCGGCCGTTTTATCTGAAACACTCATGTAAAAATTGCCAAATTAATCATGAGTTTCTGAAATGAATGGTAAAAATTTTGCTTCCATGAAATTGTGTTTAATACTCCAGAGTCAgaatatacagggttattggtaagtagaccgcatcctttcatgaggtagagatagtataggtcaatacggacaaatttgaccatgggatacactgggcaaaagttaacccgtttcaagataatcgaatttcaagatcagtcgtctaggcacacgtataaatttttattattagtcaagAAGATAGGATAGAAGATGAATAAAAAACCTTACCGTTTTCTGTATTAGCATAGATGTAAAGTCTCCTTACCTGCTAAGTTTCTCCCAAATCAGTACCTACATACGCTTTTGTCACACAAATGCTAGCGTTGATTATATTgctatatttctttattaacaaatatttcGTCTCCTCTTTCCAGCGAGAAGTCCAGTATTTGCAGCGATGTTTGAACACGAAATGGAAGAGAGGAAAAGGAATCGAGTGGATATCACGGACGTGGACCACGAGGTTTTGAGAGAAATGCTACGTTTTATATACACGGGCCGGGCGCCCAACCTAGACAAGATGGCTGATGACCTTTTAGCAGCTGCTGATaaggtaaaaatataatacatatagttattttttgctgGGAAGTCCCAGCAACAAAGATTTTTAGTTACGCATATGTATTTGTCGCTAGAGTGTTTTTTTGCATCATTTGGGCTTCCCAGAAAAACACAGGAAGTTGTAAGGGCGTTACTAGGGGCAGTCCCATGAGATATTTGACGTTTGAAAAGTGCTCTTTATCAGCCTATTTTATactaaatgaatttaaatattttgtatgttgaATTGAGCTTCAAatcaacaggcaaaaagttCCTTGTTCTTACCAAGTATGTCGTAATGGGACGTTTTGATCATATGATGGATGGCCTATACTAACTTTTTTGAAAAGAACATTTcataaatgattaattatttggACTATGAATAGGTGTCATGAGTTATTAAGAAAGGAAGTATATGGCAgccatttcattaaattataaagGTATTTCAATGAGTTATTATTTGAGTCGTATAAGGAGTTGCTAGTCAAATACTTTTCTTCGTTTAAATTATCCTATCTAAGCCACCAGAGAGAATTTCATGTCTAAATATAAAAAGTCAATAGATTTAATCGCGTCAATCGGAATCGCAGTACTACTTAAAGAGACGTATTTAATAATGCCATTTATCCATCACGCGATACCGATAAAAACTTGACCAGAGATAATAAGATAGCCACGTGCATAGAAATTGATATACAGATTATATTTGCACGAAGAGTCGCGAAGCCAACGTGACACGGTCTATGGTGCGAATCTGCTACCAATAGCCATTATAATGAAAAGAGTATTGTGTGAAGTTAAATCGTATTGAGTATAAACTTCCTTGTTTCATATTATGAGTTTCTCCTTTATGGACAAAACTTGGTAgtttatttgattaattttgcaataaatactCGGTCCGAATCCGGGTGACTGTTATGGGGATCGTTAGGTTCTTAGAAGATTACCTTGAGTATAATCAATTTTTTCTATTGCTAGTAGAAGTAGTTCCCAacggacgtgggtgaaaccactggcacaAGCTAGTTCAATAATAAATTGCATAAgtatcatttattaaaaaaaaagtaaaattgtaATGTGGTGTGTCACAATGATTAGGTGATTACTCCACCAAATTCTGGCGTCAGCTAGTATGACCTCATCTATTAATATTCAGGGacgctttaatatttttttgttttaataatatcgTGTTATTaatcatatgtttttgtttatttccagTACGCACTCGAGCGGTTAAAAGTAATGTGTGAAGAGGCGTTATGCCTCAGCCTATCGGTGGAGACGGCGGCAGACACCCTTATATTGGCGGACCTGCATTCTGCAGACCAGCTTAAGGCGCAAACCATCGATTTTATTAACACGTGAGTAACATTTTATTCCTGATAATTTAAAAGAGTTACCTTGGCCATGGTAGGTACATGAAcggctcaagaaggaacatgaatGAAGGGTTTTACTTAGCAAGAGATTGATGCTCCTTCCATTCATGCATCCACAACAAAaagtttccttttttttttgaaaaatacctaatggaatatttttatgtttactgTAGTGGTAAATGGCGTCAACCGcatgttactgttactgttacagccttttttttatcgtcccactgctgggcacaggcctcctctcacatggagaaggattgagcattaatcaccacgcttgctcaatgcgggttggtgatttcagactttttatagtccaggtttcctcaagatgttttccttcacctttttatcagccattggtgtctaagtatacttagaaagtacatacaaacttagaaaagttgcattggtacttgcctgaccctggaatcgaacccacaccctcatactcgaaaggttggttctttacccactaggccaccacgactcttcaACCGCATACCTACTCAAAATCATGTTGTTTTCTATAAGTGAATTGGAACTGGTTCAAGTCATACAAATCTTCCGTTGCGTATTATttctcaaacaaacaaactgcaCATCTTACGTACTATCAAAAAAGTGAATAGCTGTTCCTTTAGAAACCATTGTACAATTCAAATAACTTGTCTGAAGCCAGCCATTTGATGCCTTGCACATGCGcagaagtatttttttgaaatagtaattaaatttatgtgtttttttgtaTCCAGGAGTCACGCGACGGACGTGATGGACACGGCGGGCTGGAAGAACATGATCTCGTCGCACCCGCACCTGATCGCCGAGGCGTTCCGCGCGCTGGCCACGCAGCAGCAGCAGATCCCGCCCATCGGGCCGCCGCGCAAGCGCGTGAAGCAGGCCTAGTGCGGCCCGCCGCCGCCCCCCATACCAAAGACacggccgccgccaccgccgGACTCTCTGTGAGTGGCCCGTGGATGTGTTGCGTGGATCCACGGATTCAAACCTTCGTTTTACTATGATTGATCTCAAGACGATATTCGATCCTAATGTTTTTTTGTCTCTCGCGGTTATAGTGTACCgcttttaataattacttttaatgtgTATGTTACGGAGAGCTGGACGCTTTTTGCGCGTTGATGTAGTTTCGGATGTAGGCTTCgggttaaatattttatgtatgtcgTTTTTGTGAACATTCTCTTGCAGCTATGTATCTAAATTATTACTATGTATTAATATGATGCTCGTGTCTAAAACAACTATCCATGTCATATAAATTTATcgttatattattatgattgtAACATTCATTGGCTAACATAATggcgtaaattaaaaaaatagcaatgtacaggatacaaaataaattgaaataatcgaAATCGATTATTAAGCCACAATGCAAACATATTTGAATTGGAATATCTTGGTGTTTCGTGTTCCCAtagaaattacaaaaacattaatgTTAGACATTGTATAACGTAGgccttttgaaaatattttgaagtagaGTGGTAAttgaatgcaataaagttatgtATGTAGCAGGGCtttgtacaaaattgttagtcTTATCACACTTTACTGTATAATACTGAGAGGAGATGAGTAACACATCACATGGTCGCTGGCGATTGCTCGGAAGGCAATGAGTATAACAATTGTGTGCAAAGCTTTGATAACATGTAGACGCTGTAGGGGACTCGAGTGATtgtataagtctattgaaattgTTGGTATTGTATATAGATGAGCTACGATCCcaccattaaaatatttctaagtaCTAACCCTTAAGTGGTATCACGGATGACACCATTAATTTTTTATCGTATCTGTAGGATGTTATTCCAATGACATATTGTGATTTTTCTATCATATTTCCATAGGTATAAAATACACGAAcgctttttgttttgtttcatatGTAGATGATCACtggaataatttaaattttaatgtattattattgttgttggTTTCGCTTCATCAATTGTACATTACGTGTCATGTCCAAATGCCGGCGTCTAGTGTCGCCAGTCATTTTGCTCACTTcattaacttttaaaattaatatgattCTAAATTACAAAttgataaatgttatttattagtattattatcatttttttcattttctactATGACAACTTAGCAGattttataatgaaatgtatttctttaactgtATAAAATGATGGACCTACCCATAAGTACCTATTGTAATATTTACTCAATAGAAGTATGTAATATACCGCggccaataaataataatatttaataccaTTTTATACCCACTTCCCATTTTACCACAGCTGACAGCTGTTATCATGTAATTGAATATtacaaaatgtcaaaaataacTGTGATTTTCGAAATTGTCAGTAAGTTgagcaaataaatgaaatgatgatgaaaatacgtttttatttacACTGAAGAAGAGCAGGTTCTGTCTGGAACGGCATAAGAATGGCAGTCCTCGTGGGTGGTTAGAACCCAACCAGagaatctgacaaccagtctttccaAGGGGCatcgaacctttttcccaaactatgttggggtcggcttccagtctaaccggatgtagctaagtaccagtgctttacaaggagctatCTGACcccatcaacccagttacccggccaacccaataccctttggttagactggtgtcagaataTATCTCAATGACTacacctatttattatattagccgCTAAGGGTATAGCTCCGTATTTTAGCACTATCGGTCGGTAGGATAGATATTCATAGATGTTCTTGAGAACACTCCATGTGCTTCGATTACCTACATCAAgaccaaaataaatgaaaaacggccaagtacgagtcggactcgcgcacgaagggttccgtaccattatttataaaacgaacaaaaaatcacgtttgttgtatgggagccccacaATAATGGATAATGCCGTCctcggccgatttcggccacggcggctgttctcatttaaggagatcagccagctgtgcaggacatattatagtgcacgagcatttgcgcagacacaggtgcactccctattccttcactctcataacccgatgggacgggaatccgacacgaccggaaagagatcaggcgcaggaccgacatttacgtgctctccgatgcacgggtgcatcaatcaccaacttccagactacgggctgctttgtgaaagttcaagaaaacccacaaagcgatttcggcccgacccgggaatcgaacccgagacctcgagaacagcagccgcgcttgcgaccactagaccaacgaggcagtccgagccccacaaaatatttatttgactcTAGTTTGTTGGTAAAGCGGCAACAAAAatgcatcatctgtgaaaatttcagctctctaactaaaACGGTTCACGGCtttgagatacagcctggtgacagacggacggacggactgaggagcgaaaacaatagggtcgcgtttaaccctttgggtacggaaccctaaaaatattcgTCAACCCACTTCGGAATAGATATTAGGGCATCACCAATATCCACGTAAAAGAGACGATATACTCTATGGGCATCACTACTTCCGCTTTCTCTATGGCCAGTTTTATTGTTCGGTTGGTCAACCTTCATAAATGTCTTTAGTGTCACACCGACTAAACTGACATTGTCAGTGTCACTCACAGGTTTTATATAGTATTTCATCACGtaatttttgaaataagtatttgcTAAAATTGGAAATTCCAATGGTTATAGGAAAAGTACTGTCTAGAAATAAAAGATTGCTACTAAGGGCTAAATCACTCACAACACAAATATCATGTCTATCTTCAAAACCAACGGCTTCAGAAGTTCTCACAGCATATTTGACCCAATGTAAAGAACCTCCTTGGACCTCATACTTTGTGAAGGTAATATCAACTACTAAAGCATAATATCAATTTACTTACTGAGTAAATATCActtattttctaattaaatgAATATAGACACACCTAGTTCATGAAcatgttacaaaatatattctGGGCATTTTGGTTGTCTTATTCAATCGCTAAGTATGCTTTGGCTGCACGAACCTAAATCCTAAGGATAGCATACCGCCGGCAACCTATTTATCAATACTTTGGCAATATCACAtcataaatctaatttattgGTTACATTTTCATACAAGTAGTTTACTATATTCCTGGCTTAATTTTTTTCAGTACAGTAGTGTAAAGAATGATCAATATGGAATGTCAAATTTCAACTGGAAGGTTGGTAGTTCAAACTATCAGATATTGAGGACTGGCTGTTTTCCTTACATCAAGTACCATTGTTCGAAAAAAGCAGCCGAAGATTTGTCAACATCGGACAAGTTCATGAGAGCCATTAAAGTTGTTAATCTAGGTATGTATCATATAGCTCTTTTATATTCATCTATACTTATGTATTGGCATGAAATGGCTGCTGTGCCCTAATAGGGTCCATGATTGTTCATAGCGTTACGCCATATGTatccagaaaaaaatatttctaggaaaaataattattccagTGTTAGATGGCCCATTAATCAAGGTAGGCTAAACACTGCTTTTATAGTCTGCATGTGACTTAGATCAAACCACTCAGCCAAGCTAGcctagatatattttttcaggcCCGTAGATCCCAATACAGCAAtaattcaataacaataaaaataaacagaaagtGGTCTGTTTTTAATGAATATCTATTGTCCATTTCCAGGTATACCATGTTTGCTATATGGTCTGGCAGCTACACAACTAATAAGACATGAAGAAATAGTACATACTTCTAAAGGACCAGTCACAATATACTTCCTAATACCAGAAGAAAAGGGATCCCGATACTAATGAGATAAACCTTTTTTATTGGCCTTAAATATGCCAAATGACTGATCAACTTAGCAATCCATATAAGCTCATAGTtatctcttatttatttttgaaatgaaacAGCCATGGGAAGTATTTGACTAGTAGTCAAATTGTTAATGCttgttttcaaataatgttatataaaaCTAAAGCATCATTTAAACATAGTTATGTTGCTATCAAttctgagaaaaaatatttatttgtatatttaatgCTTATCCTGTTCAGTCAGATGATATTCAGTACCTTCAGGGTCCAttcagatagaccggctcggagagcatcggcgcgcatttttcttttcacacagactgGAGTCAGCTTcgatcggctgcgtgagatgcaatCGGAACCGAACGTCTGcgggagccggtcggctcctcttattattttataccaagcgccttcgagcattcttaatgtcAACAGCAGtatacatgaaaaaataaagccgagccggtctgtctgaacggaccctaattCTTTCTAACTTCAGATTTTAATAACCAATATATCCATTGTTTTGCAATAAAGATTGAAATTGCGAAACAAAGAATAGATTGCTTATTGAAGTCCACATTAAATAGACAAACACAGTGCAAATAGTCTATGTTTACAAAACACTAAAACATGACCCTTCTTGGTAGTTGGGTAAAAACATGTTATTGTAtgtaatcattatttattttgta contains:
- the LOC124631671 gene encoding protein roadkill isoform X4 — its product is MALARLGSGSECGGGGSGGGAAAPQSARVSSNGAGGMAVSRVPSPLHDGNTPVAENWCFTQVKVVKFSYMWTINNFSFCREEMGEVLKSSTFSAGASDKLKWCLRVNPKGLDEESKDYLSLYLLLVSCNKSEVRAKFKFSILNAKREETKAMESQRAYRFVQGKDWGFKKFIRRDFLLDEANGLLPEDKLTIFCEVSVVADSINISGQSNVVQFKVPECRLSDDLGALFDNERFSDVTLAVGGREFQAHKAILAARSPVFAAMFEHEMEERKRNRVDITDVDHEVLREMLRFIYTGRAPNLDKMADDLLAAADKYALERLKVMCEEALCLSLSVETAADTLILADLHSADQLKAQTIDFINTSHATDVMDTAGWKNMISSHPHLIAEAFRALATQQQQIPPIGPPRKRVKQA
- the LOC124631671 gene encoding speckle-type POZ protein isoform X1; translated protein: MGKRRIWLNDVLSLDTDELNILRYNQQTARSSSLKLGSGSECGGGGSGGGAAAPQSARVSSNGAGGMAVSRVPSPLHDGNTPVAENWCFTQVKVVKFSYMWTINNFSFCREEMGEVLKSSTFSAGASDKLKWCLRVNPKGLDEESKDYLSLYLLLVSCNKSEVRAKFKFSILNAKREETKAMESQRAYRFVQGKDWGFKKFIRRDFLLDEANGLLPEDKLTIFCEVSVVADSINISGQSNVVQFKVPECRLSDDLGALFDNERFSDVTLAVGGREFQAHKAILAARSPVFAAMFEHEMEERKRNRVDITDVDHEVLREMLRFIYTGRAPNLDKMADDLLAAADKYALERLKVMCEEALCLSLSVETAADTLILADLHSADQLKAQTIDFINTSHATDVMDTAGWKNMISSHPHLIAEAFRALATQQQQIPPIGPPRKRVKQA
- the LOC124631671 gene encoding speckle-type POZ protein isoform X2; protein product: MGKRRIWLNDVLSLDTDELNILRLGSGSECGGGGSGGGAAAPQSARVSSNGAGGMAVSRVPSPLHDGNTPVAENWCFTQVKVVKFSYMWTINNFSFCREEMGEVLKSSTFSAGASDKLKWCLRVNPKGLDEESKDYLSLYLLLVSCNKSEVRAKFKFSILNAKREETKAMESQRAYRFVQGKDWGFKKFIRRDFLLDEANGLLPEDKLTIFCEVSVVADSINISGQSNVVQFKVPECRLSDDLGALFDNERFSDVTLAVGGREFQAHKAILAARSPVFAAMFEHEMEERKRNRVDITDVDHEVLREMLRFIYTGRAPNLDKMADDLLAAADKYALERLKVMCEEALCLSLSVETAADTLILADLHSADQLKAQTIDFINTSHATDVMDTAGWKNMISSHPHLIAEAFRALATQQQQIPPIGPPRKRVKQA
- the LOC124631671 gene encoding protein roadkill isoform X5 — encoded protein: MAVSRVPSPLHDGNTPVAENWCFTQVKVVKFSYMWTINNFSFCREEMGEVLKSSTFSAGASDKLKWCLRVNPKGLDEESKDYLSLYLLLVSCNKSEVRAKFKFSILNAKREETKAMESQRAYRFVQGKDWGFKKFIRRDFLLDEANGLLPEDKLTIFCEVSVVADSINISGQSNVVQFKVPECRLSDDLGALFDNERFSDVTLAVGGREFQAHKAILAARSPVFAAMFEHEMEERKRNRVDITDVDHEVLREMLRFIYTGRAPNLDKMADDLLAAADKYALERLKVMCEEALCLSLSVETAADTLILADLHSADQLKAQTIDFINTSHATDVMDTAGWKNMISSHPHLIAEAFRALATQQQQIPPIGPPRKRVKQA
- the LOC124631671 gene encoding speckle-type POZ protein isoform X3, with amino-acid sequence MALARYNQQTARSSSLKLGSGSECGGGGSGGGAAAPQSARVSSNGAGGMAVSRVPSPLHDGNTPVAENWCFTQVKVVKFSYMWTINNFSFCREEMGEVLKSSTFSAGASDKLKWCLRVNPKGLDEESKDYLSLYLLLVSCNKSEVRAKFKFSILNAKREETKAMESQRAYRFVQGKDWGFKKFIRRDFLLDEANGLLPEDKLTIFCEVSVVADSINISGQSNVVQFKVPECRLSDDLGALFDNERFSDVTLAVGGREFQAHKAILAARSPVFAAMFEHEMEERKRNRVDITDVDHEVLREMLRFIYTGRAPNLDKMADDLLAAADKYALERLKVMCEEALCLSLSVETAADTLILADLHSADQLKAQTIDFINTSHATDVMDTAGWKNMISSHPHLIAEAFRALATQQQQIPPIGPPRKRVKQA
- the LOC124631790 gene encoding uncharacterized protein C15orf61 isoform X1, translated to MVIGKVLSRNKRLLLRAKSLTTQISCLSSKPTASEVLTAYLTQCKEPPWTSYFVKYSSVKNDQYGMSNFNWKVGSSNYQILRTGCFPYIKYHCSKKAAEDLSTSDKFMRAIKVVNLGIPCLLYGLAATQLIRHEEIVHTSKGPVTIYFLIPEEKGSRY
- the LOC124631790 gene encoding uncharacterized protein C15orf61 homolog isoform X2, coding for MSNFNWKVGSSNYQILRTGCFPYIKYHCSKKAAEDLSTSDKFMRAIKVVNLGIPCLLYGLAATQLIRHEEIVHTSKGPVTIYFLIPEEKGSRY